A single window of Haladaptatus paucihalophilus DX253 DNA harbors:
- a CDS encoding MBL fold metallo-hydrolase, with product MSLETITRIGTERRTFLKTAGAAGLTAAGFSSTGSADQPDDSCFETPKQDADMYVTVLGSGASALKNGRSSVGYIVHIDGEPRLLVDAGGGTASAISETNIDITKLDLTLFTHLHVDHSVAFPAILKASYQQGRDSRPWEIYGPSGKGIRPGTKEWISKMFDGNDGAYSYLQEFVGQYLGTDVRLEAHDINAPTDNSGKIQKVYSKDGLTVDAAPTKHGAMPSLAYRVSYQGTSFTFTGDYSSKLGNVPKLAKGTEVMIQNRLLKPESKMDGSEPKRVLHSTSSEIGMNAQKAGAGILVLSHISRDTVTDLSEELSIITDKYDGPIAIANDLVDVYPDGRILKTKMNDESGTSGASGDGLMFIPQ from the coding sequence ATGAGTCTAGAGACGATCACTCGTATCGGAACTGAACGAAGAACATTTCTTAAAACCGCAGGAGCTGCAGGACTAACTGCCGCCGGTTTCAGCAGTACTGGAAGCGCAGATCAACCCGATGACTCTTGTTTTGAGACACCCAAACAAGACGCGGATATGTACGTAACAGTTCTTGGATCCGGTGCATCGGCACTGAAGAATGGACGTTCATCGGTCGGCTATATCGTACACATTGATGGCGAGCCGAGACTATTGGTAGATGCTGGCGGTGGTACCGCATCAGCTATTAGTGAAACAAATATTGATATCACAAAATTAGACCTCACACTGTTCACACACCTTCACGTCGATCACTCAGTTGCGTTCCCTGCGATTCTCAAAGCATCCTATCAGCAAGGACGAGATAGTCGGCCATGGGAGATCTATGGCCCATCTGGTAAAGGTATCCGTCCTGGGACAAAGGAATGGATCTCCAAAATGTTTGATGGAAATGATGGTGCTTATAGCTATCTTCAGGAATTCGTGGGACAGTACCTTGGAACGGATGTACGTCTCGAGGCACACGACATCAACGCACCAACTGACAACTCTGGTAAGATTCAGAAGGTGTACTCGAAAGACGGTCTGACCGTTGATGCGGCTCCGACGAAGCATGGTGCAATGCCATCACTTGCATACCGTGTCTCATACCAGGGTACCTCGTTTACCTTCACGGGAGATTACAGTTCCAAGCTTGGAAATGTCCCGAAACTGGCGAAGGGAACTGAAGTGATGATTCAGAATCGGTTACTCAAACCTGAATCGAAAATGGATGGTAGTGAACCAAAACGCGTGCTTCACTCAACATCAAGCGAAATTGGGATGAATGCACAAAAAGCAGGGGCAGGCATACTTGTTCTCTCACATATTAGTCGGGATACAGTCACCGATCTGAGTGAAGAACTAAGCATCATCACCGACAAATATGATGGTCCAATTGCTATTGCGAACGATCTCGTCGATGTATATCCTGACGGGCGTATTCTTAAAACGAAGATGAATGATGAAAGTGGAACTTCTGGGGCTAGCGGTGATGGTCTCATGTTTATTCCACAGTAA
- a CDS encoding DsbA family protein, whose translation MQLLIRIYLDCCQELNTGHSTPTNGRSNIPTMNKSRRKFFQVIGSTAVASSSGCTSLFGQSNTTTTTSTTTNEQSTETQQTPDLEISDTTTTREKQEVQRPAGIVNQVSTPNQPAQYTYAQMGSNDAPVTATVYGSWKCPYTQEFVEEYLQTIIEKFVRPGDVRLAFREVAYDEGEPFHGPDELTAAHAGLSVWNHSPGVYWSFFALMFANQQSTTESWATTDRLIQIAKAAGVSNSSKIRQDIKNRTYQQEIKATMQKVHELELGAVPRVVVGKSKTAPTVDAGDTENQLKQAIADKK comes from the coding sequence GTGCAACTACTCATCCGGATTTATTTAGATTGCTGTCAAGAGTTAAATACAGGACATTCCACACCGACAAATGGTCGAAGTAATATTCCAACCATGAACAAATCACGGCGCAAATTCTTCCAAGTAATAGGGTCGACCGCGGTCGCATCATCAAGTGGATGCACAAGTCTCTTCGGACAAAGTAACACGACAACTACGACATCCACGACAACCAATGAACAATCAACGGAAACACAACAAACACCCGATTTAGAGATATCAGACACTACAACAACAAGAGAAAAACAAGAAGTTCAGAGACCAGCTGGTATTGTCAACCAAGTCTCGACTCCAAATCAACCTGCGCAATACACGTATGCGCAGATGGGGTCAAACGATGCACCAGTAACAGCAACTGTTTATGGAAGTTGGAAGTGCCCGTATACGCAGGAATTCGTAGAAGAGTATCTTCAAACGATAATTGAAAAATTCGTCCGTCCCGGAGATGTTCGCCTTGCCTTCCGAGAAGTCGCATATGATGAGGGTGAACCATTCCATGGACCTGATGAACTCACTGCTGCTCATGCCGGACTGTCCGTCTGGAACCATTCACCAGGAGTATACTGGTCATTTTTCGCCCTTATGTTCGCTAACCAACAAAGCACAACTGAATCATGGGCAACAACTGATCGGCTAATTCAAATCGCCAAAGCAGCTGGTGTTTCGAATAGTAGCAAAATTCGTCAGGATATCAAGAATCGAACTTACCAGCAAGAAATCAAGGCAACGATGCAAAAAGTTCATGAGCTAGAACTCGGAGCCGTTCCGAGAGTTGTGGTTGGGAAGAGCAAAACAGCGCCGACTGTCGATGCTGGCGATACAGAGAATCAACTCAAACAAGCGATTGCTGACAAAAAATAG
- a CDS encoding DsbA family protein produces MRDVNGLKSRRLFLGTVAGSLSAIAGCTSILPSSSNDSDTGGTTSNHSSNRNSTSLLYATEKTTKFGIDLQGNPVIGAADAPLDLYYWSDYQCPFCQKFEQNTFDKILNNYVKSSDVRIVVLEKPYIGQASETAAQMAKCVWRTVRNENPDAFKRWHSTMFDKQGKENSRWAQRSNLLEITDTVQGVDATAVASCMKRNKDAVRASIDDDIKASETNGIRGTPAFIIVDRKSTKAGKLVGAQPYSLFKKAFKKVDNA; encoded by the coding sequence ATGCGTGATGTCAATGGATTAAAGTCCCGACGTCTATTTCTTGGAACCGTGGCTGGGTCCCTATCTGCGATAGCTGGCTGTACGAGCATCCTGCCGTCGTCTAGCAATGATTCAGATACTGGGGGTACCACCAGTAACCACAGTTCAAATCGTAACTCAACTTCCCTGCTGTATGCGACAGAGAAGACAACAAAATTCGGTATCGATTTACAAGGCAATCCAGTTATCGGGGCAGCAGATGCACCGCTCGATTTGTACTATTGGAGTGACTATCAGTGCCCCTTTTGCCAAAAATTCGAGCAAAACACTTTCGATAAAATACTTAATAACTATGTGAAGTCAAGCGACGTCAGAATCGTAGTCCTTGAGAAACCCTACATAGGTCAAGCATCAGAAACAGCAGCTCAGATGGCAAAATGTGTGTGGCGAACAGTACGCAATGAGAATCCGGATGCATTCAAGCGATGGCATTCGACTATGTTTGATAAACAGGGAAAAGAAAACTCGAGGTGGGCCCAGCGGTCGAACCTATTAGAGATAACCGATACCGTTCAAGGTGTTGATGCTACTGCGGTTGCATCTTGTATGAAAAGGAATAAAGATGCTGTGCGAGCAAGTATTGATGACGATATAAAGGCATCTGAAACCAATGGGATTCGGGGAACGCCCGCGTTCATTATCGTTGATCGCAAGTCAACGAAGGCAGGTAAACTCGTTGGCGCACAGCCATACTCATTGTTTAAAAAGGCTTTTAAAAAGGTCGATAACGCATAA